The following proteins are encoded in a genomic region of Nicoliella spurrieriana:
- a CDS encoding aspartate carbamoyltransferase catalytic subunit, giving the protein MIQAVSDHHFLNINDLTDVQINDLIELAERFKAGTAQVRLVRPVYAANLFFENSTRTHSSFQMAEKKLGIDLIGINPADSSVKKGESLGDTLKTLQAIGVDIAVIRHSQTGWYDQLTSDPNINLSLVNAGDGSGQHPSQTLLDLMTIHDEFGQFTGLNIGIIGDLAHSRVARSDAEILQRLGVNVFFAGPREWYPADFDQFGTYCDSIDDILPHLDVVMLLRVQLERLNQNAVAAFTPNEYYRTYGLSEERAQLMKQGAIIMHPAPVNRGVEIASSLVEAPKSRIFTQMRNGVFARMAILATLLNQRGLLEE; this is encoded by the coding sequence ATGATTCAAGCAGTAAGTGACCACCATTTCTTGAACATTAACGACTTAACAGATGTTCAAATTAATGATTTGATTGAATTAGCAGAACGGTTTAAAGCAGGGACTGCACAGGTCCGATTGGTCCGACCGGTGTATGCTGCGAACCTGTTTTTTGAAAACAGCACCCGGACCCATAGTTCATTTCAAATGGCTGAAAAGAAGTTAGGAATTGATTTAATCGGCATTAATCCGGCTGATAGTTCCGTTAAGAAGGGTGAGTCGCTTGGTGATACACTCAAGACCCTGCAAGCAATTGGCGTTGATATTGCCGTGATTCGCCATTCCCAAACTGGTTGGTACGATCAATTGACCAGTGATCCAAATATCAATCTTTCCCTGGTGAACGCGGGGGATGGCAGTGGTCAACACCCATCCCAGACCCTCTTGGATTTAATGACGATTCACGATGAATTTGGTCAATTTACGGGTTTAAACATCGGCATTATCGGCGACTTAGCCCATTCTAGGGTCGCCCGCTCCGACGCTGAGATTTTACAACGGCTAGGGGTCAACGTTTTCTTTGCGGGTCCACGGGAATGGTATCCAGCTGACTTTGATCAATTTGGGACCTATTGCGATTCGATTGATGACATCCTGCCCCACCTAGACGTAGTGATGTTATTACGGGTCCAATTAGAACGTTTGAACCAAAACGCCGTCGCAGCATTTACGCCCAATGAATATTACAGGACCTATGGGCTATCTGAAGAACGGGCTCAATTAATGAAGCAGGGTGCTATTATCATGCATCCCGCACCGGTCAATCGGGGCGTTGAAATTGCTTCAAGCCTGGTAGAAGCTCCTAAATCGCGTATTTTTACCCAGATGCGCAACGGGGTGTTTGCCCGGATGGCCATTTTGGCTACGTTGTTAAACCAACGTGGATTACTGGAGGAATAG
- a CDS encoding carbamoyl phosphate synthase small subunit encodes MKRYLVLKNGSVYSGEGFGSNRDVFTEVVFSTGMTGYQETITDPSYYGQAMVFTYPLIGNYGINSDDFESFQPAVDAIIVHELARRPSNFRSVMSLAEYAEQEDLPGLTGVDTRKLAKEIRKEGSMPAVIVSELDQAKIDQMFERDYQAELEAKAKQVATKNIYQAPNDGVRIALLDFGLKESIVKALSKRNANVIVFPGNTPVKEIIESRPAGVLLSNGPGDPTEYPYALDTIRTLQERYPLMGICLGHQLFALANGAKTYKMKFGHRGFNHAVHDVNSPRCNFTSQNHGYAVDRDSLRDTDLVITHEEINDGTVEGVKLKGHRAFSVQFHPDACPGPHDSEYMFDQFIDLIKHNNGGQD; translated from the coding sequence ATGAAACGTTACTTAGTGTTAAAGAATGGCTCGGTTTATTCCGGAGAGGGATTCGGTTCCAATCGAGATGTGTTTACGGAAGTCGTCTTCAGTACTGGGATGACGGGGTATCAAGAAACCATCACCGACCCTAGTTACTACGGGCAAGCAATGGTATTTACATACCCATTGATTGGCAACTACGGAATCAACAGCGATGACTTTGAAAGCTTTCAACCTGCAGTGGATGCAATTATCGTCCATGAGTTAGCCCGCAGACCTAGTAATTTTCGCTCGGTAATGAGCCTAGCTGAATATGCCGAACAAGAAGACCTCCCCGGCTTAACCGGCGTCGATACCCGGAAGCTAGCTAAGGAAATTAGAAAAGAGGGTTCCATGCCCGCCGTAATCGTGAGCGAATTAGATCAGGCTAAGATCGATCAAATGTTTGAACGCGACTACCAAGCTGAATTAGAAGCTAAGGCCAAGCAAGTAGCAACGAAGAATATTTACCAAGCCCCCAATGATGGCGTTCGAATTGCATTGCTGGACTTTGGGTTGAAGGAATCAATCGTCAAAGCCCTCTCAAAACGAAATGCAAACGTGATCGTATTTCCTGGGAACACCCCCGTTAAGGAAATCATTGAATCTCGCCCAGCTGGGGTATTGCTATCCAACGGGCCTGGGGACCCCACTGAATACCCATACGCACTGGATACGATTCGGACCCTTCAGGAACGCTATCCGCTAATGGGGATTTGTTTGGGTCATCAGTTATTTGCACTAGCAAATGGGGCAAAGACCTACAAAATGAAGTTTGGCCACCGTGGCTTTAACCACGCTGTTCACGATGTGAATAGTCCCCGGTGTAACTTTACCTCCCAAAACCATGGGTACGCAGTTGATCGGGACTCACTACGGGATACGGATTTAGTGATTACCCACGAAGAAATCAACGATGGAACGGTCGAAGGGGTTAAATTAAAGGGCCATCGCGCTTTTTCAGTTCAATTCCATCCGGATGCATGTCCCGGACCACATGATTCTGAATACATGTTCGATCAATTTATTGATTTAATTAAGCACAATAATGGAGGTCAAGACTAA
- a CDS encoding dihydroorotase translates to MKSLIKNARWNDELVSILIEDGKIAKIASTVDTPVDQTFDAAGNHVIPGLVDVHVHFRDPGLEYKETIKTGSLASAHGGFTTVFAMPNVDPVVDTPAAFAEMVKRNRRDGVIKVKQYAAISGALTADRITDIQKMAALGAIGFTNDGHGVQTADTMYQAMQQAQAVHLPIVAHVEDDSLIHGGVMNAGAAAERLGLPGMSGLSESAQLARDLVLAAATGVHYHVAHISTKESVELLRIAKARGLNVTAEVSPHHLLLDDSMIEMDNPMMKMNPPLRTPEDRAALISGLLDGTIDMVATDHAPHSKEEKSGSMRSAAFGIVGIETAFSLIYTHFVKSGLVDLATALKWMVTNPIQAFNITDAGQLRVGDPADLAIMDLDHGYQIDADDFLSKGKNSPFIGESVYGKTIATFVDGKQVY, encoded by the coding sequence ATGAAGAGCTTAATTAAAAATGCCCGTTGGAACGATGAATTGGTCTCAATTCTGATTGAAGACGGCAAGATTGCTAAAATTGCTTCGACCGTTGATACACCAGTTGATCAAACTTTTGATGCGGCTGGCAACCACGTGATTCCCGGGTTAGTCGACGTCCACGTGCACTTTCGCGATCCTGGATTAGAGTACAAGGAAACGATTAAGACCGGCAGCCTTGCTTCTGCTCACGGGGGTTTTACGACCGTTTTTGCAATGCCAAACGTTGACCCGGTCGTGGATACACCAGCTGCATTTGCTGAGATGGTAAAGCGTAACCGCCGCGATGGTGTCATTAAGGTGAAACAGTACGCAGCGATTTCAGGGGCATTAACGGCTGATCGTATTACCGATATTCAAAAGATGGCTGCATTAGGAGCGATTGGGTTTACCAACGACGGGCACGGGGTCCAAACTGCTGATACAATGTATCAAGCCATGCAACAGGCCCAAGCGGTTCACTTACCAATCGTGGCCCACGTTGAAGATGATAGTTTAATTCATGGTGGGGTCATGAATGCGGGGGCTGCTGCCGAACGCCTAGGCTTACCTGGCATGAGTGGGTTAAGTGAGTCGGCTCAATTAGCACGGGACCTGGTGTTAGCTGCTGCCACTGGTGTTCACTATCACGTGGCCCACATTTCGACGAAGGAATCGGTCGAATTATTACGAATTGCAAAGGCCCGGGGGCTGAACGTGACTGCCGAAGTGTCACCACACCACCTACTCCTTGATGATTCGATGATTGAAATGGATAATCCAATGATGAAGATGAACCCACCATTGCGGACTCCAGAAGATCGCGCGGCATTGATCAGCGGGTTATTGGATGGCACCATTGACATGGTGGCGACCGACCATGCCCCCCACAGCAAGGAAGAAAAAAGTGGTTCGATGCGCTCCGCCGCATTTGGGATTGTTGGGATTGAAACCGCATTTAGTTTAATTTATACTCATTTTGTGAAGAGCGGCTTGGTCGATTTAGCCACTGCGTTGAAGTGGATGGTGACCAACCCAATTCAAGCGTTTAACATTACTGACGCCGGCCAATTACGAGTTGGCGATCCAGCTGATTTAGCAATCATGGACCTAGACCATGGGTACCAAATTGATGCAGATGACTTCCTATCGAAGGGAAAGAACTCACCGTTCATTGGCGAGTCAGTTTATGGGAAGACGATTGCAACGTTCGTTGATGGCAAACAGGTTTATTAA